Proteins co-encoded in one Chitinophagales bacterium genomic window:
- a CDS encoding YicC/YloC family endoribonuclease, whose amino-acid sequence MLYSMTGYGKAVGNLPDKVLTVEIRSVNSKSFDVSVRLPQLYRSKELILRKLLSNKLLRGKIDVYFTVEDLAGVQSYTINKQVIKSYFKELADLSDELSLPKDDLLTVIMRIPDILTTAKMDVSSEEWERVMKVVEEALTNFQQFRKTEGDSTATDLKNRVESIQNNLSEIEALVPERMATIKDRIQNSLNEIVGREKVDMNRFEQELIYYLEKLDINEEVVRLTSHCTHFLKELEFQKMMKGKKLGFIAQEMGREINTIGSKANHAKIQSFVIQMKDDLEKIKEQLLNIV is encoded by the coding sequence ATGCTTTATTCAATGACAGGTTATGGCAAAGCCGTTGGTAATTTGCCTGATAAGGTGTTAACTGTTGAGATTCGTTCTGTAAATAGTAAAAGTTTTGATGTAAGCGTTCGCTTGCCTCAACTATATAGAAGTAAGGAGCTGATTCTTAGAAAATTACTTTCCAATAAATTGTTGAGGGGAAAGATAGATGTGTATTTTACCGTTGAAGATTTGGCAGGTGTTCAGAGTTATACTATCAACAAACAGGTTATTAAATCTTATTTCAAGGAGTTGGCAGATTTAAGTGATGAATTGAGCCTTCCCAAAGACGATTTATTGACGGTTATTATGCGTATTCCTGATATTTTGACGACTGCTAAAATGGATGTGAGTAGTGAGGAGTGGGAACGGGTGATGAAAGTTGTAGAGGAGGCATTGACTAATTTTCAGCAATTTAGGAAAACGGAGGGAGATAGTACTGCGACAGATTTGAAAAATCGAGTAGAAAGCATACAGAACAACTTATCTGAAATAGAAGCCTTGGTTCCAGAGCGAATGGCGACAATCAAAGACCGTATTCAAAACTCACTGAATGAAATCGTTGGTAGGGAAAAAGTGGATATGAATCGCTTTGAGCAGGAACTTATTTACTACCTTGAGAAGTTAGATATTAATGAGGAAGTGGTGAGACTGACGAGTCACTGCACACATTTCTTAAAGGAGTTGGAGTTTCAAAAGATGATGAAAGGTAAAAAACTCGGTTTCATTGCTCAAGAGATGGGTAGGGAAATTAATACGATTGGTTCTAAGGCAAATCATGCTAAAATTCAATCTTTTGTGATTCAAATGAAAGATGATTTAGAAAAGATAAAAGAGCAACTTTTGAATATTGTTTGA
- a CDS encoding class I SAM-dependent methyltransferase, translating to MFSTHQLKQTAEKIIPKKYLREAGLYAMRATIPLHRGNQVECPCCKSTFSSFASYGQHKRENVLCRWCLSLERHRGLWLYFHEKTNLSTAKLKVLHFAPEHQFQKWLKNAPNIDYISADLDMPTAMVKMDITNITFNDNTFDVIICNHVLEHIPDDAKAMSELYRVLKPDGWAILETPMLPNEERQTIEDPTITDPKERIRLFHQADHVRIYGMDKKERLEKAGFEVHLDRFQMDMDKALLERYRLAREYIWIARKK from the coding sequence ATGTTTTCAACACATCAATTAAAACAAACCGCAGAAAAAATCATTCCCAAAAAATACTTGCGAGAAGCGGGACTCTACGCTATGCGAGCCACAATACCCTTGCATCGAGGCAATCAAGTAGAATGTCCTTGCTGCAAATCCACTTTCAGCAGTTTCGCCAGTTATGGACAACACAAACGGGAGAATGTCTTGTGTCGCTGGTGTTTATCTTTGGAGCGTCACCGAGGTTTGTGGCTCTATTTCCACGAAAAAACCAATTTGTCAACTGCAAAACTCAAAGTCCTACATTTTGCACCCGAGCATCAGTTTCAAAAATGGTTGAAAAACGCACCAAACATTGACTATATCAGTGCCGATTTGGACATGCCTACTGCAATGGTCAAAATGGACATCACCAATATCACTTTCAATGACAACACCTTTGATGTCATTATCTGCAACCACGTATTGGAGCATATTCCTGACGATGCCAAAGCCATGAGTGAGCTTTATAGAGTATTGAAGCCAGATGGCTGGGCCATTTTAGAAACCCCCATGTTGCCAAACGAAGAACGCCAAACCATTGAAGACCCAACGATTACAGACCCAAAAGAACGCATCCGATTGTTTCACCAAGCCGATCATGTTCGCATTTATGGCATGGACAAAAAAGAACGTTTGGAGAAAGCTGGTTTTGAAGTGCATTTGGATAGATTCCAAATGGATATGGACAAGGCACTTTTGGAACGTTATCGCTTGGCAAGAGAATATATTTGGATAGCAAGGAAAAAGTAG
- the rlmN gene encoding 23S rRNA (adenine(2503)-C(2))-methyltransferase RlmN, translated as MNKKNIRSLSLEQLQQVVIELGDKPFRAKQIYHWLWQKAAHSFDEMLNIPKKLIEQLREQYAILPVQIAKKQVSNDGTVKFGFQLFDSHIVEGVLIPSPDLTRMTACVSSQVGCSLACSFCATGLLDRKRNLTADEIFDQVVFIKQEAEKRYNQPLTNIVYMGMGEPLLNYKEVVRSTERITAPDGLNMSAKRITVSTAGISKMIRKLADDDTKFNLAVSLHAANDTKRNEIMAINETNSLEVLADALRYYYEKLGRQVTYEYIAFNSFNDSIEDAEELVKFCKIIPSKVNIIEYNTVAGLDFFKTTEDRLEKFQKYVESQGITATLRRSRGKDIDAACGQLANK; from the coding sequence ATGAACAAAAAAAACATACGCTCTCTATCCCTCGAACAGCTGCAACAAGTAGTGATAGAACTGGGCGATAAACCCTTCAGGGCGAAACAGATTTACCACTGGCTTTGGCAAAAAGCTGCTCACAGTTTCGACGAAATGTTGAATATTCCCAAAAAACTGATTGAGCAACTCAGAGAACAATATGCCATTCTTCCCGTCCAAATTGCCAAGAAACAGGTAAGCAATGATGGAACCGTCAAGTTTGGTTTTCAATTATTTGACTCCCATATTGTGGAAGGCGTATTGATTCCTTCACCCGATTTGACCCGCATGACCGCTTGCGTATCTTCGCAGGTCGGCTGTAGTTTGGCTTGCAGTTTCTGTGCCACGGGACTGTTGGACAGAAAACGCAATTTGACCGCAGATGAAATTTTTGACCAAGTAGTCTTTATCAAACAAGAAGCCGAAAAACGCTACAATCAGCCCCTCACCAACATCGTCTATATGGGTATGGGCGAACCCCTACTCAACTACAAAGAAGTAGTAAGAAGCACCGAGCGCATCACTGCACCCGACGGCCTCAATATGTCTGCCAAACGCATAACAGTCTCAACAGCAGGCATCTCCAAAATGATCAGAAAATTAGCTGATGATGACACCAAATTCAATCTTGCCGTTTCGCTTCACGCTGCCAACGACACCAAACGCAACGAAATAATGGCAATCAATGAAACCAACTCCTTAGAAGTATTGGCGGATGCTCTTCGATATTATTACGAAAAATTAGGCAGACAAGTCACCTATGAATACATCGCCTTCAACTCCTTCAATGACAGCATAGAAGATGCCGAAGAGCTTGTCAAATTCTGCAAAATCATTCCTTCAAAAGTCAATATCATCGAATACAACACCGTTGCAGGTTTGGATTTCTTCAAAACTACAGAAGACCGTTTGGAGAAATTTCAAAAATATGTCGAATCACAAGGCATTACCGCTACCCTTCGCCGAAGCCGAGGCAAAGACATTGACGCAGCTTGTGGACAGTTGGCTAATAAGTGA
- the gmk gene encoding guanylate kinase gives MKSKLIVFTAPSGAGKTTLVKHLLNKIDNLAFSVSATTRSRREGEKNDKDYYFLTKEEFEEKLRNNEFLEYQEVYDGNFYGTLIEEVNRLLDEGKHVIFDVDVEGALNIKKYYGKRAITVFVQAPSLGVLRERLQRRNSESAETLEMRVEKASRENEYAPKFDKVVVNDILEIAKTDAYEIVKNFLINKKDLRKKKLKKATVEEV, from the coding sequence GTGAAAAGTAAACTTATTGTATTTACCGCTCCTTCTGGGGCAGGCAAAACCACATTGGTCAAGCACTTATTGAATAAGATTGATAACCTTGCCTTTTCGGTTTCTGCCACTACTCGCAGTCGCAGGGAAGGTGAAAAAAACGATAAAGATTATTACTTTTTGACAAAGGAAGAGTTTGAAGAGAAGTTGAGAAATAATGAGTTTTTGGAGTATCAAGAGGTGTATGATGGTAATTTCTATGGCACCTTGATTGAAGAAGTGAACCGCTTATTGGATGAAGGAAAGCATGTTATTTTTGATGTGGACGTTGAAGGTGCTTTGAACATCAAAAAATACTACGGCAAACGAGCAATAACTGTTTTTGTACAAGCTCCTTCATTGGGCGTGCTTCGAGAACGACTGCAACGGCGCAACTCTGAATCTGCAGAAACTTTGGAAATGAGGGTTGAAAAAGCGAGTAGAGAAAATGAATATGCTCCAAAGTTTGACAAAGTAGTGGTCAATGATATTTTGGAAATAGCAAAAACAGATGCTTACGAGATTGTCAAAAATTTTTTGATCAATAAAAAAGACCTAAGAAAAAAAAAGTTGAAGAAAGCTACCGTTGAAGAGGTTTAA